The proteins below come from a single Panicum hallii strain FIL2 chromosome 7, PHallii_v3.1, whole genome shotgun sequence genomic window:
- the LOC112901349 gene encoding auxin-induced protein 15A-like, producing the protein MMTMGYFWAPRRLYGRKCSDRELNVNGESLHAGLFMDPAPDEVPKGYFAVYVGAAARRFVVPTSYLRQPAFRELMERAAEEFGFNQAGGLRIPCREEDFQATVAALEVRRRWRRPRSGGKMNAAVKAW; encoded by the coding sequence ATGATGACCATGGGATACTTCTGGGCGCCGAGGCGGCTGTACGGGAGGAAGTGCTCGGACAGGGAACTCAACGTCAACGGTGAAAGCCTGCACGCCGGCCTGTTCATGGACCCCGCGCCGGACGAGGTGCCCAAGGGGTACTTCGCGGTGTACGTCGGCGCGGCGGCAAGGCGGTTCGTGGTGCCGACGAGCTACCTCCGCCAGCCGGCGTTCCGGGAGCTGATGGAGCGCGCGGCCGAGGAGTTTGGCTTCAACCAGGCCGGCGGTCTCCGCATCCCCTGCCGGGAGGAGGATTTCCAGGCCACGGTCGCCGCACTCGAGGTGCGGCGCCGTTGGCGACGGCCGAGGAGCGGGGGCAAGATGAACGCGGCGGTCAAGGCTTGGTAG
- the LOC112901746 gene encoding annexin-like protein RJ4 encodes MATNTVSQVVPSPAEDAAALLKAFQGWGTDEQAVIAILARRDATQRKQITLTYEQMYNESLLQRLQSELSGDFERAMCHWILDPDERQAVMANAAMKCIQEEYPVIIEIAGTNSPAELIQVKKAYHVLYKCSLEEDVAACTTGNLRSLLLALVSTYRYDGNDVNMGLAKSEAKIVHEAVRNGTIDHEELIRIVGTRSKAQLKATFSCFKDEHSSSITKALLHATDSTCYLRALRTTVRCIADANKYFAKVLRNATREAGTDEDTLTRVVVMHAEKDMEGISDAFQKRSSVTLEQVIAKETSGDYRSFLMALLGS; translated from the exons ATGGCAACAAATACTGTTTCTCAAGTTGTCCCTTCTCCCGCTGAAGATGCGGCGGCTCTCTTGAAGGCTTTCCAAG GATGGGGCACGGACGAACAGGCAGTTATAGCCATCTTAGCTCGGCGTGATGCCACTCAGAGGAAACAGATTACTTTGACCTATGAACAGATGTACAACGAGAGCCTACTGCAGCGCCTGCAGTCAGAGCTCTCCGGAGATTTTGAG AGAGCAATGTGCCACTGGATACTTGACCCTGATGAGAGGCAGGCTGTGATGGCGAACGCTGCGATGAAATGCATCCAGGAGGAGTACCCAGTCATCATCGAGATCGCTGGCACTAACTCGCCTGCGGAACTTATACAAGTGAAGAAGGCCTACCATGTTCTCTACAAGTGCTCCCTGGAAGAAGATGTCGCTGCTTGCACCACGGGAAATCTTCGCAGT CTTTTGCTCGCCCTAGTGAGCACCTACAGGTACGATGGCAACGATGTAAACATGGGGTTAGCAAAATCAGAGGCGAAGATTGTCCATGAGGCTGTACGAAATGGCACAATTGATCATGAGGAGCTCATCAGGATCGTGGGTACTAGGAGCAAAGCACAGCTCAAAGCCACATTCAGCTGCTTTAAAGATGAGCACAGCAGCAGCATCACCAAG GCACTGCTACATGCAACTGATTCGACATGCTACTTGCGCGCTCTGCGAACCACAGTGAGGTGCATTGCAGATGCAAACAAATACTTTGCCAAG GTTCTGAGGAATGCTACACGCGAAGCAGGGACTGATGAGGATACCCTAACCCGGGTGGTCGTGATGCACGCCGAGAAAGACATGGAGGGCATCAGCGACGCGTTCCAGAAGAGGTCCTCTGTTACCTTGGAGCAAGTCATTGCCAAGGAAACCTCGGGTGACTACAGGAGCTTCCTCATGGCTCTCCTTGGAAGCTAA